One region of Primulina tabacum isolate GXHZ01 chromosome 1, ASM2559414v2, whole genome shotgun sequence genomic DNA includes:
- the LOC142553369 gene encoding uncharacterized protein LOC142553369: MAEDICLFTKGKITVKSPKKSPASLRMIVLVFAVVCGVYICSVCLKQTNFLSQTKFLNIKINTRHCHTNGLDRSQTPPLYYPNPTTFSRAECACNPVRLFTILSMQRSGSGWFETLLNSHTNVSSNGEIFSVKERRSNISSILMTLDHVYNLDWLTSASKNHCSAAVGFKWMLNQGLMEYHKEILEYFNDRGVSVIFLFRRNLLRRMVSVLANSYDRYAKLLNGMHKSHVHTHEEAETLSAYKPVINSTSLVMDLKLMEKMVLEALDYFANTRHIVLYYEDLIKNRTKLGDILDFLGLPKMKLTSRQVKIHKGSLSEHMKNWDDVNKTLSGTKYGSFLNSDYAD; this comes from the exons ATGGCCGAAGACATCTGTCTCTTCACCAAG GGCAAAATAACTGTAAAATCTCCGAAGAAATCCCCAGCTTCATTAAGGATGATAGTCTTAGTTTTTGCCGTGGTGTGTGGTGTTTATATATGCTCGGTCTGTCTAAAGCAAACCAATTTTCTTAGCCAAACAAAATTcctaaacatcaaaattaatacGAGGCATTGCCATACAAACGGCCTCGATAGATCTCAAACTCCACCGTTGTACTACCCAAATCCCACCACCTTTAGCAG GGCTGAATGTGCCTGTAATCCGGTGCGACTATTCACTATTCTGTCAATGCAAAGATCTGGGAGTGGATGGTTTGAGACTCTATTGAATAGCCATACTAATGTAAGTTCCAATGGAGAGATATTCTCAGTTAAGGAGAGAAGAAGTAATATTTCTTCAATTTTGATGACTCTGGATCATGTTTACAATTTGGACTGGCTCACTAGTGCTTCCAAGAATCATTGCTCGGCTGCCGTTGGCTTCAAGTGGATGCTTAATCAG GGATTGATGGAATACCATAAAGAAATCCTTGAATATTTCAATGATAGAGGTGTTTCAGTAATATTTCTCTTCCGGAGAAATTTACTTCGTAGGATGGTCTCAGTGCTAGCAAATTCTTACGATAGATATGCTAAACTCCTGAACGGTATGCACAAGTCCCATGTGCACACACACGAAGAG GCGGAGACTCTATCTGCATACAAACCTGTAATCAACTCAACATCACTGGTAATGGATTTGAAACTCATGGAGAAGATGGTCTTGGAAGCATTGGATTATTTCGCCAACACCAGGCACATTGTTCTCTACTATGAAGATCTCATAAAGAATCGAACT AAACTAGGGGATATTCTAGATTTTCTTGGGTTACCGAAAATGAAGTTAACTAGTCGGCAAGTGAAGATACACAAAGGATCATTGTCCGAGCACATGAAGAACTGGGATGATGTTAACAAGACTCTAAGTGGAACCAAATACGGAAGCTTCCTAAATAGTGACTACGCTGATTAG